A single Comamonas sp. NLF-1-9 DNA region contains:
- the dusA gene encoding tRNA dihydrouridine(20/20a) synthase DusA, producing MMDWTDRHCRYFHRLLTRHTRLYTEMVTTGALLHGDAPRHLRFDALEHPVALQLGGSEPAELAQAARLGAEWGYDEINLNCGCPSERVQRGAFGACLMREPQLVADCVKAMVDAVDVPVTVKHRIGIDQDESYAFVRDFVGTVAEAGCRVFIVHARNAWLQGLSPKENREIPPLRHELAQQLKQDFPALCIVVNGGLKSNEAIAAQLAVLDGVMVGREAYHNPWLLASWDSTFFNGPDPAQSRDAIEQAMTEYMEREAREHGSSWQSIARHMLGLRNGLAGSRRWRQVWSDHRLKDLPAREVGARAARGARLHARADQAALP from the coding sequence ATGATGGACTGGACGGATCGCCATTGCCGCTACTTTCACCGACTGCTCACGCGCCACACGCGCCTGTACACCGAGATGGTGACCACCGGCGCGCTGCTGCATGGCGACGCGCCGCGCCACCTGCGTTTTGATGCGCTCGAGCACCCCGTGGCGCTGCAACTGGGGGGCAGCGAGCCGGCCGAGCTGGCGCAGGCCGCGCGCCTGGGGGCCGAGTGGGGCTATGACGAGATCAACCTCAACTGCGGCTGCCCGAGCGAGCGCGTGCAGCGCGGCGCCTTTGGCGCCTGCCTGATGCGCGAGCCGCAGCTCGTCGCCGACTGCGTCAAGGCCATGGTGGATGCGGTGGACGTCCCCGTCACCGTCAAGCACCGCATCGGCATAGACCAGGACGAAAGCTACGCCTTCGTGCGCGACTTCGTCGGCACCGTGGCCGAGGCGGGCTGCCGGGTCTTCATCGTGCATGCGCGCAATGCCTGGCTGCAAGGCCTCTCGCCCAAGGAAAACCGCGAGATCCCGCCGCTGCGCCATGAGCTCGCTCAGCAGCTCAAGCAGGACTTTCCCGCGCTGTGCATCGTGGTCAACGGCGGACTCAAGAGCAACGAAGCCATCGCCGCGCAACTGGCCGTGCTCGACGGCGTGATGGTCGGGCGCGAGGCCTACCACAACCCCTGGCTGCTCGCTTCCTGGGACAGTACTTTCTTCAATGGTCCAGACCCTGCGCAAAGCCGCGACGCCATCGAACAAGCCATGACCGAATACATGGAGCGTGAAGCACGCGAACACGGTTCCTCCTGGCAGAGCATCGCGCGCCACATGCTGGGGCTGAGAAACGGCCTGGCAGGCAGCCGCCGCTGGCGCCAGGTCTGGAGCGACCATCGCCTCAAGGACTTGCCCGCGCGTGAAGTAGGCGCACGTGCCGCCCGTGGTGCACGACTGCACGCTCGGGCAGATCAGGCCGCCTTGCCATGA
- the lldD gene encoding FMN-dependent L-lactate dehydrogenase LldD: MIISCGTDYRAAAQRILPPFLFHYIDGGAYAEHTLRRNVQDLADVALRQRVLKDMSRLDTGIELFGERLAFPVALSPVGLTGMYRRRGEVQAARAADACGVPFTMSSVSVCPIEEVVPQITRPMWFQLYVLKDRGFMQNVLERAQAAGCSTLVFTVDMPVPGARYRDAHSGMSGPWAALRRYVQAVLHPRWAWDVGLAGRPHDLGNISAYRGHPTGLQDYMGYLGENFDPSIAWKDLEWIRAFWKGAMVIKGILDPEDARDAVRFGADGIVVSNHGGRQLDGVLSSARALPPIADAVKGQIRILLDSGVRSGLDVMRALALGADCAMIGRAYIYALAAAGEAGVKHLLDLLEKELRVAMTLTSTASVADITSDLLACAA; the protein is encoded by the coding sequence ATGATCATTTCCTGCGGCACCGACTACCGCGCGGCAGCGCAGCGCATTCTGCCGCCGTTCCTGTTTCATTACATCGATGGCGGCGCCTACGCCGAGCACACATTGCGGCGCAATGTGCAGGATCTTGCCGACGTGGCCCTGCGCCAGCGCGTGCTCAAGGACATGAGTCGGCTGGACACCGGCATCGAACTGTTCGGCGAAAGACTTGCGTTTCCCGTGGCGCTGTCGCCGGTCGGCCTGACGGGCATGTACCGCCGGCGCGGGGAGGTGCAGGCGGCTCGTGCGGCCGATGCCTGCGGGGTGCCCTTCACCATGTCCAGCGTCTCGGTGTGCCCGATTGAGGAAGTGGTGCCGCAGATCACGCGGCCGATGTGGTTTCAGCTCTATGTGCTGAAAGACCGCGGCTTCATGCAGAACGTGCTCGAACGCGCTCAGGCCGCAGGCTGCTCCACGCTGGTGTTCACGGTGGACATGCCGGTGCCCGGCGCCCGCTACCGCGATGCCCATTCGGGCATGAGCGGTCCGTGGGCTGCGCTGCGCCGCTATGTGCAGGCCGTGTTGCATCCGCGTTGGGCCTGGGACGTGGGGCTGGCCGGGCGCCCGCACGACCTGGGCAATATTTCCGCCTATCGTGGCCATCCAACCGGCTTGCAGGATTACATGGGCTACCTGGGCGAGAACTTCGACCCTTCCATCGCCTGGAAGGACCTGGAGTGGATACGCGCGTTCTGGAAGGGCGCGATGGTCATCAAGGGCATTCTCGATCCCGAGGATGCCAGGGACGCCGTGCGGTTCGGGGCCGATGGCATCGTCGTCTCCAACCACGGCGGGCGCCAGCTCGACGGCGTGCTCTCGTCGGCCCGTGCGTTGCCGCCGATCGCCGATGCGGTCAAGGGGCAGATCAGGATATTGCTTGACTCGGGTGTGCGCAGCGGTCTGGATGTGATGCGCGCGCTGGCCTTGGGCGCCGACTGCGCCATGATCGGCCGCGCCTATATCTACGCCCTGGCCGCAGCTGGCGAGGCCGGTGTGAAGCACCTGCTCGACCTGCTGGAGAAGGAGTTGCGCGTGGCCATGACGCTCACGAGCACTGCCTCAGTGGCGGACATCACTTCCGATCTGCTTGCGTGCGCCGCATGA
- the scpA gene encoding methylmalonyl-CoA mutase: MSESFPTFESADLAAWTKAAAKSAPGGDVARLNWVTADGITVKPLYTAADTQGLPYADTLPGFEPYLRGPQATMYAGRPWTIRQYAGFSTAEESNAFYRKALAAGGQGVSVAFDLATHRGYDSDHPRVTGDVGKAGVAIDSVEDMKVLFDGIPLDKVSVSMTMNGAVLPVLAGYVVAAEEQGVRQDQLSGTIQNDILKEFMVRNTYIYPPKPSMRIVGDIIEYTAKYMPRFNSISISGYHMQEAGANQALELAFTLADGKEYVKTAIAKGMDVDDFAGRLSFFWAIGMNFYLEIAKMRAARLLWCRIMKGFDAKKPKSLMLRTHCQTSGWSLTEQDPYNNVVRTTIEAMAAVFGGTQSLHTNSFDEAIALPTEFSARIARNTQLIIQEETHITKVIDPWAGSYMMEKLTQDMADAAWKIIEEVEGMGGMTAAVDSGWAKLKIEAAAAEKQALIDSGKEVIVGVNKYKLAKEEPVDILEVDNVKVRESQIARLNDLKQKRDAAKVEQALAALTNAAKTGEGNLLDLSIQAIRLRATVGEVSDALEQIFGRHRADTQKVTGVYAAAYDSPESWNAIKSEIDAFAQAQGRRPRLMVAKLGQDGHDRGAKVVATAFADLGFDVDIGSLFQTPEECARQAIENDVHAIGVSTLAAGHKTLVPAIIEELRKQGADDIVVFVGGVVPRQDYDFLYQAGAQGIYGPGTPIPACARDVLEKIKQAIA, translated from the coding sequence ATGAGCGAATCTTTCCCCACGTTTGAATCCGCCGACCTCGCCGCCTGGACCAAGGCAGCCGCCAAATCCGCGCCCGGGGGCGACGTGGCCAGGCTCAACTGGGTGACGGCCGACGGCATCACCGTCAAACCCTTGTACACCGCGGCCGATACCCAAGGCCTGCCCTATGCCGACACGCTGCCGGGCTTCGAGCCCTATTTGCGCGGCCCGCAGGCGACGATGTACGCCGGGCGCCCGTGGACCATCCGCCAGTACGCGGGCTTTTCCACTGCCGAAGAATCGAATGCCTTCTACCGCAAGGCGCTGGCCGCCGGCGGGCAGGGCGTGAGCGTGGCGTTCGACCTGGCCACGCACCGCGGCTACGACAGCGACCATCCGCGCGTGACCGGTGACGTGGGCAAGGCGGGCGTGGCGATCGACAGCGTGGAAGACATGAAGGTGCTCTTTGACGGCATTCCGCTGGACAAGGTGAGCGTCAGCATGACCATGAACGGCGCGGTGCTGCCGGTGCTCGCGGGCTATGTGGTTGCGGCAGAAGAGCAGGGCGTGCGCCAGGACCAGCTCTCCGGGACGATTCAGAACGACATTCTGAAAGAGTTCATGGTGCGCAACACCTACATCTATCCGCCCAAGCCCAGCATGCGCATCGTCGGCGACATCATCGAGTACACGGCCAAGTACATGCCGAGGTTCAACTCGATCTCGATTTCGGGCTACCACATGCAGGAGGCCGGGGCCAACCAGGCGCTGGAACTCGCCTTCACGCTGGCCGACGGCAAGGAGTACGTGAAGACCGCCATCGCCAAGGGCATGGACGTGGACGACTTTGCCGGGCGCCTGAGTTTCTTCTGGGCGATCGGCATGAATTTCTATCTGGAGATCGCCAAGATGCGCGCCGCGCGCCTCTTGTGGTGCCGCATCATGAAGGGGTTCGATGCGAAGAAGCCCAAGAGCCTGATGCTGCGCACGCACTGCCAAACCAGCGGCTGGAGCTTGACCGAGCAGGACCCGTACAACAACGTGGTGCGCACGACCATCGAGGCGATGGCAGCGGTGTTCGGCGGTACGCAAAGCCTGCACACCAATTCTTTCGACGAGGCGATTGCGCTGCCGACCGAGTTCTCCGCCCGCATCGCGCGCAACACCCAGCTCATCATCCAGGAGGAAACCCACATTACCAAGGTGATCGACCCCTGGGCGGGTTCCTACATGATGGAAAAACTCACGCAGGACATGGCCGATGCCGCGTGGAAGATCATCGAGGAAGTCGAGGGGATGGGCGGCATGACGGCGGCGGTCGATTCCGGCTGGGCCAAGCTCAAGATCGAGGCGGCGGCGGCCGAGAAGCAGGCGTTGATCGACTCGGGCAAGGAGGTGATCGTCGGCGTGAACAAATACAAGCTGGCAAAGGAAGAGCCCGTCGACATCCTCGAAGTGGACAACGTCAAGGTGCGCGAGAGCCAGATTGCGCGCCTGAACGATTTGAAGCAAAAACGCGATGCAGCCAAGGTGGAGCAAGCGCTGGCAGCTCTTACAAATGCAGCAAAAACCGGTGAAGGAAACCTGCTGGACTTGTCCATCCAGGCCATTCGTTTGCGCGCCACGGTGGGTGAGGTCAGCGATGCGCTGGAGCAGATTTTCGGGCGCCATCGCGCCGATACGCAAAAGGTGACCGGTGTGTACGCAGCCGCCTACGACTCGCCCGAGAGCTGGAACGCGATCAAGAGCGAGATCGACGCTTTTGCACAGGCGCAGGGCCGGCGCCCGCGCCTGATGGTGGCCAAACTGGGCCAGGACGGACACGACCGCGGCGCCAAGGTGGTGGCCACGGCCTTTGCCGACCTGGGTTTTGACGTGGACATCGGCAGCCTGTTCCAGACGCCCGAGGAATGCGCGCGCCAGGCGATAGAGAACGACGTGCATGCGATTGGCGTCTCCACGCTCGCGGCCGGTCACAAGACGCTGGTGCCGGCCATCATCGAGGAACTGAGAAAGCAGGGCGCGGACGACATCGTGGTCTTTGTCGGCGGCGTGGTGCCGCGCCAGGACTACGACTTCCTCTACCAGGCGGGTGCCCAGGGCATCTACGGCCCGGGCACGCCGATACCGGCTTGCGCCAGAGACGTGCTGGAAAAGATCAAGCAGGCGATTGCCTGA
- the lldR gene encoding transcriptional regulator LldR, translating to MRLVDHVVEKLLNLVQSRGLRPGQRLPAERQLAEELQVSRTSVREAIQKLVSQGILRSRRGDGTYLQAHPTAEWLRGAMAPIAGLMDADPYYRYDVLETRHALETSTAWLAAQRATAQDKAHIERCFKVMLQYQQSGHAELAARADAQFHLAIAEASHNLVLVQVMHSLFTLVLSTVERNRHDMFRLSEPQTLQELTQQHEHLMQAIVQGDAQRARACIGVHLEHVRATIVRMDEDRARRERSMRLPLDLAPTLMPATPTD from the coding sequence ATGCGCCTTGTCGATCACGTCGTGGAAAAGCTCCTGAACCTGGTTCAGTCGAGGGGGCTGCGGCCTGGGCAGCGCCTGCCGGCCGAGCGGCAGCTGGCCGAGGAGTTGCAAGTGTCGCGCACCTCGGTGCGCGAGGCAATCCAGAAGCTCGTGAGCCAAGGAATTCTGCGCTCCAGGCGTGGCGACGGCACCTACCTGCAGGCGCACCCGACGGCCGAATGGCTGCGTGGCGCCATGGCCCCGATCGCGGGACTGATGGATGCCGACCCCTACTATCGCTACGACGTGCTGGAGACGCGCCACGCGCTGGAAACCAGCACCGCATGGCTGGCAGCGCAGCGCGCCACGGCGCAGGACAAGGCGCACATAGAGCGCTGCTTCAAGGTCATGCTGCAGTACCAGCAGAGCGGCCATGCCGAATTGGCGGCGCGGGCCGATGCGCAGTTTCACCTGGCGATCGCGGAAGCCTCGCACAACCTGGTGCTGGTGCAGGTGATGCATAGCTTGTTCACCCTGGTGCTCTCTACCGTAGAGCGCAACCGCCACGACATGTTTCGCCTGAGTGAGCCGCAAACCCTGCAGGAATTGACGCAGCAGCATGAACACCTGATGCAGGCCATCGTGCAGGGTGATGCCCAGCGCGCCCGCGCTTGCATCGGCGTGCATCTCGAGCACGTGCGCGCGACCATCGTGCGCATGGATGAAGATCGTGCCCGGCGCGAGCGCTCCATGCGCCTGCCGCTGGACCTGGCGCCGACGCTGATGCCCGCAACCCCCACCGATTGA
- a CDS encoding type II toxin-antitoxin system VapC family toxin, translating into MNVALLDTGPLVALFDEDDIAHDHYRQLLQQERAGWHLTTTWPCVVEASRFLPVQIGTRMLLWVEQGGVSVFPFDPEHLQEMRALMQRYTDGRRTRMDFADASLVWAAGETAIAQVWTIDVRDFSRYRLPDGRAFEIL; encoded by the coding sequence GTGAACGTCGCGCTGCTCGATACCGGCCCACTGGTCGCCTTGTTCGATGAGGACGACATCGCCCATGACCACTACCGCCAGTTGCTGCAGCAAGAGCGCGCCGGATGGCACCTCACGACCACCTGGCCGTGCGTGGTCGAGGCTTCGCGCTTCCTGCCCGTGCAGATTGGCACGCGCATGCTGCTCTGGGTGGAGCAGGGCGGCGTCTCGGTCTTTCCGTTCGATCCCGAGCATCTGCAAGAGATGCGCGCGCTGATGCAGCGCTACACCGACGGTCGCCGTACCCGAATGGACTTTGCGGACGCGAGCCTGGTCTGGGCAGCAGGCGAAACCGCCATCGCCCAGGTCTGGACCATCGATGTGCGCGACTTCTCACGCTACCGCCTGCCCGACGGGCGCGCGTTTGAAATTCTCTGA
- the dld gene encoding D-lactate dehydrogenase: protein MSASCPAAVPDARALLALLREIVGATHVLTGEQATRRFRKGHRTGGGRVLAVVRPATLLQQWQVLQAVTAADRIVIMQAANTGLTGGSTPDGDRYDREVVLINTLRITGVQLIAGGTQVVCLPGATLDRLERVLQPLGREPHSVIGSSCIGASVLGGICNNSGGALVRRGPAYTELALYARLRGDGTLELVNHLGIALGSTPEEILTRLQAGDYGEADITHDPQRAASDRRYAQDVRAVDADTPARFNADRSRLFEASGSAGRLCVFAVRLDTFAKEESTVFYIGSNAPDDLTAVRRHLLTALPSLPIAGEYIHRTAYDIGEKYGKDTFLFIHHFGTARIPAAFALKSRIDGWLERLGLHGVTDHALQFVTGLLPGHLPRRMSQWRERYEHHLLVRVANDAADAARDFFADFFGASDTGGWFECTPHEGKKAFLHRFAVAGAAIRYRAVHRRQVQDIVALDVALRRNDRQWVERLPEAVERDVLHKVYYGHFLCHVFHQDYIVRKGADPLAMEHRMWRLLDERRAEYPAEHNVGHMYVAKPALADFYRELDPTNTFNPGLGQTPRLRGWGRCCDESGAWPAGYREG, encoded by the coding sequence ATGAGCGCCTCTTGCCCCGCAGCGGTGCCTGATGCCCGCGCGTTGCTGGCGCTGCTGCGCGAGATCGTCGGTGCGACCCATGTGCTCACGGGCGAGCAGGCCACACGGCGTTTTCGAAAGGGTCATCGCACGGGCGGCGGCCGTGTGCTTGCCGTGGTGCGCCCGGCCACCTTGCTGCAACAGTGGCAGGTGTTGCAGGCGGTGACGGCCGCAGACCGCATCGTCATCATGCAGGCGGCCAATACCGGGCTGACCGGCGGTTCCACGCCCGACGGGGATCGCTATGACCGCGAGGTCGTGCTGATCAACACCCTGCGCATCACCGGCGTGCAATTGATCGCCGGGGGGACGCAGGTGGTCTGTCTGCCCGGGGCCACGCTCGATCGTCTGGAGCGGGTGCTGCAGCCGCTGGGGCGCGAGCCGCATTCGGTGATCGGCTCCTCGTGCATCGGTGCGTCGGTGCTGGGCGGCATCTGCAACAACTCAGGCGGCGCGCTGGTGCGGCGCGGCCCCGCGTATACCGAATTGGCGCTGTATGCGCGCCTGCGCGGCGACGGCACGCTGGAGCTCGTCAACCATCTGGGGATTGCCCTCGGCAGCACGCCGGAAGAAATACTCACACGGCTGCAGGCGGGAGATTACGGCGAGGCCGACATCACGCACGATCCGCAGCGCGCGGCGTCCGATCGCCGTTATGCGCAGGACGTGCGGGCCGTCGATGCCGATACGCCGGCGCGCTTCAATGCGGACCGCTCGCGCCTGTTCGAGGCTTCGGGCTCGGCCGGCAGACTCTGTGTGTTTGCCGTGCGGCTGGACACCTTCGCCAAGGAAGAAAGCACGGTGTTCTATATCGGCAGCAATGCGCCGGACGATCTGACGGCGGTACGCCGCCATCTGCTGACGGCCTTGCCGAGCCTGCCCATCGCCGGGGAATACATTCACCGCACGGCCTACGACATCGGCGAAAAATACGGTAAGGACACTTTCCTCTTCATCCACCACTTCGGCACGGCGCGCATTCCCGCCGCGTTTGCCCTGAAAAGCCGCATTGACGGTTGGCTTGAACGTCTGGGCCTGCATGGGGTGACGGACCATGCCTTGCAGTTCGTGACCGGATTGCTGCCGGGCCACCTGCCCAGGCGCATGAGCCAGTGGCGCGAGCGTTACGAGCACCACCTGCTGGTGCGCGTGGCCAATGACGCGGCGGATGCAGCGCGCGACTTTTTTGCCGATTTTTTCGGCGCCAGCGATACGGGCGGCTGGTTCGAGTGCACGCCGCACGAAGGGAAAAAGGCCTTTCTGCACCGCTTCGCCGTTGCCGGAGCGGCTATCCGTTACCGCGCGGTACACCGGCGCCAGGTTCAGGACATCGTGGCTCTGGACGTGGCCCTGCGCCGCAACGACCGGCAGTGGGTAGAGCGTCTGCCCGAGGCAGTCGAGCGCGATGTGCTCCACAAGGTGTATTACGGACATTTCCTCTGCCACGTGTTTCATCAGGATTACATCGTCAGAAAGGGCGCAGATCCGCTTGCGATGGAGCACCGCATGTGGCGCTTGCTGGACGAGCGGCGCGCCGAGTACCCGGCCGAGCACAATGTTGGACACATGTATGTGGCCAAGCCGGCACTTGCCGATTTCTACCGCGAACTGGACCCCACCAACACTTTCAACCCGGGCCTGGGGCAGACACCCCGGCTGCGCGGGTGGGGCAGGTGCTGCGATGAGTCCGGAGCTTGGCCTGCGGGCTATCGCGAAGGTTGA
- a CDS encoding GntR family transcriptional regulator has product MSHATLNHRALYEEVAEQLRQRIFQRELEPGCWIDELKIAEEFGISRTPLREALKVLATEGLVTMKVRRGAYVTETSEKDLRDIYHLLALLESDAAAQVARGASGAELAELQTLHDELEGAADQHERFFALNEQFHLRVLELADNRWRQQLVGDLRKVMKLNRHNSLFKRGRIADSLAEHRAIMAALRERKPEAAAQAVREHFANGLQAAG; this is encoded by the coding sequence ATGTCCCACGCCACGCTGAACCACCGCGCGCTCTACGAAGAAGTGGCCGAGCAACTGCGCCAGCGCATCTTCCAGCGCGAGCTGGAGCCGGGCTGCTGGATAGACGAGCTCAAGATTGCCGAGGAATTCGGCATCAGCCGCACGCCGCTGCGCGAGGCCTTGAAAGTGCTCGCCACCGAAGGGCTGGTCACGATGAAGGTGCGCCGCGGCGCCTACGTGACCGAAACGTCGGAAAAAGACCTGCGCGACATCTACCACCTGCTGGCCCTGCTCGAAAGTGATGCGGCCGCCCAAGTGGCGCGCGGCGCCAGCGGCGCCGAGCTCGCCGAGCTGCAGACGCTGCACGACGAACTGGAAGGCGCGGCAGACCAGCACGAACGCTTCTTCGCGCTCAACGAACAATTTCACCTGCGCGTGCTCGAGCTTGCCGACAACCGCTGGCGCCAGCAGCTCGTGGGCGATCTGCGCAAGGTGATGAAACTCAACCGCCACAACTCGCTGTTCAAGCGTGGGCGCATCGCCGATTCCCTCGCCGAGCACCGCGCCATCATGGCTGCGCTGCGCGAGCGCAAGCCCGAAGCCGCCGCCCAAGCGGTGCGCGAACACTTCGCCAACGGCCTGCAGGCCGCCGGTTGA